The following are encoded in a window of Nocardioides houyundeii genomic DNA:
- a CDS encoding right-handed parallel beta-helix repeat-containing protein, producing the protein MPIGRAAAAVLAVVACLVAGCSDDPASPEADPSLVRVPQDADSIQDAVDRVAAGGLVLVDEGVYRESVVVSTADVTLRGVDRGGTVVNGEGERPYGVVGIADGLRVQNLTVRDHTFYGVLITGVHDGDVPSANNGDDYAEFDPDRFPPVQRFAIDHVTAHNNGLYGIYAFDAQHGVIADSYASGSADSGIYVGQCHACDILVTGNVAERNAVGFENANASGPLVVTGNRFTGNRVAMTLLSNYQEAFRPQRGNQVVGNVIGDSGAGDSPAQADGGFGTGLGIAGGVGNEIARNRIVGNPRAGVLLTNTEDLPASGNTFTGNVFAGNGTDIANISAVRAPATANCVTGRVTTVPAALAPALGCGTATSQPAAAPGVIARRARAPRGMSFLDVTHPGEQPGLPSVTGGLERLPDRVVMPDTARIGVPPASLLSGRGGS; encoded by the coding sequence ATGCCTATCGGGAGGGCCGCCGCGGCGGTCTTGGCGGTCGTGGCCTGCCTCGTCGCGGGCTGCTCGGACGACCCCGCCTCGCCGGAGGCCGACCCCTCGCTCGTGCGGGTCCCGCAGGACGCCGACTCCATCCAGGACGCCGTCGACCGGGTCGCGGCAGGTGGCCTGGTGCTCGTGGACGAGGGGGTCTACCGCGAGAGCGTCGTGGTCTCGACCGCCGACGTGACGCTACGAGGGGTGGACCGAGGAGGGACCGTCGTCAACGGCGAGGGCGAGCGCCCCTACGGTGTCGTCGGGATCGCCGACGGCCTCCGCGTGCAGAACCTCACGGTGCGCGACCACACCTTCTACGGGGTGCTGATCACCGGCGTCCACGACGGGGACGTGCCGAGCGCGAACAACGGAGACGACTACGCGGAGTTCGACCCCGACCGCTTCCCCCCGGTGCAGCGCTTCGCGATCGACCACGTCACCGCTCACAACAACGGGCTCTACGGCATCTACGCCTTCGACGCCCAGCACGGGGTGATCGCCGACTCCTACGCCTCCGGCTCGGCCGACAGCGGGATCTACGTCGGCCAGTGCCACGCGTGCGACATCCTGGTGACCGGAAACGTGGCCGAGCGCAACGCGGTCGGGTTCGAGAACGCCAACGCCTCCGGGCCGCTCGTGGTGACCGGAAACCGGTTCACCGGCAACCGCGTCGCCATGACGCTGCTCTCGAACTACCAGGAGGCGTTCCGCCCGCAGCGGGGCAACCAGGTCGTCGGCAACGTCATCGGAGACAGCGGCGCCGGAGACTCCCCCGCCCAGGCGGACGGCGGCTTCGGCACCGGCCTGGGCATCGCGGGCGGCGTCGGGAACGAGATCGCCCGCAACCGGATCGTCGGCAACCCCCGGGCGGGCGTCCTCCTGACGAACACCGAGGACCTGCCGGCGTCCGGCAACACCTTCACCGGCAACGTCTTCGCCGGAAACGGCACCGACATCGCGAACATCTCCGCGGTCCGTGCCCCGGCGACGGCGAACTGCGTGACCGGTCGGGTCACCACGGTGCCGGCGGCGCTCGCTCCGGCGCTGGGGTGCGGCACCGCCACGTCACAGCCCGCGGCGGCGCCGGGTGTCATCGCGCGGCGCGCGCGGGCTCCGCGGGGCATGAGCTTCCTCGACGTCACACACCCCGGTGAGCAGCCCGGTCTGCCCTCGGTCACGGGCGGGCTGGAACGGCTCCCCGACCGGGTGGTCATGCCGGACACCGCGCGGATCGGCGTACCCCCGGCGTCCCTGCTGTCCGGTCGAGGTGGGTCGTGA
- a CDS encoding Dyp-type peroxidase, with product MSPDRRQVLTSAAVVTGGALAASAIGRAVDWGRSSAPPGPRSTEDTQDSTQDSTQDDGHQSGVHRPADPQAYALLTVLDLETTTRAELGAMLRRLGEGIGAAVPAGSGDLTATVGVGPRVVRAAGGSLPGSTPLPGFAGDDRIPSSYVGGDLLLAVHGPDAAAVERVTNRLVSATRGRVRWAQAGSRSSAGHGRARNPLGFLDGVVVPRTDAELADDVWIPEGPAAGGTICVVRRLRLDVDGFQALPVRRQERVIGRRHSDGAPLSGGGPLDQVDLSAKTPDGEYVVPLHSHARAAHPSFTGSGLMLRRSYGYQNSAEDRGLLFISFQRELATFVRTQQRLDEVDELMGFSSPTASAAFLVLPGFDDTRPLGATLFG from the coding sequence GTGAGTCCGGACCGGCGGCAGGTCCTCACCTCGGCGGCGGTGGTCACCGGCGGCGCTCTCGCCGCCTCGGCGATCGGACGGGCCGTGGACTGGGGCCGCTCGTCCGCGCCCCCCGGCCCGCGGTCCACCGAAGACACCCAGGACTCCACCCAGGACTCCACCCAGGACGACGGGCACCAGTCCGGGGTCCATCGCCCCGCCGACCCCCAGGCGTACGCGCTCCTGACGGTGCTCGACCTCGAGACGACGACCCGCGCGGAGCTCGGGGCGATGCTCCGCCGCCTCGGCGAGGGCATCGGCGCCGCCGTGCCGGCTGGGTCCGGCGACCTGACCGCGACCGTCGGCGTCGGTCCCCGGGTGGTGCGCGCCGCCGGGGGCTCGCTGCCGGGGAGCACGCCACTGCCGGGCTTCGCCGGGGACGACCGCATCCCCTCCTCGTACGTCGGCGGCGACCTCCTGCTCGCCGTGCACGGACCGGACGCAGCCGCCGTCGAGCGGGTCACCAACCGCCTCGTGTCCGCCACCCGCGGACGGGTGCGGTGGGCCCAGGCGGGCTCCCGCTCCAGCGCCGGGCACGGCCGTGCCCGCAACCCGCTGGGGTTCCTCGACGGAGTGGTGGTCCCCCGCACCGACGCCGAGCTGGCCGACGACGTCTGGATCCCCGAGGGGCCGGCCGCCGGCGGCACCATCTGCGTGGTGCGACGCCTGCGGCTGGACGTCGACGGGTTCCAGGCGTTGCCGGTGCGCCGCCAGGAGCGGGTCATCGGCCGCCGGCACTCCGACGGCGCCCCGCTGTCCGGAGGAGGCCCCTTGGACCAGGTCGACCTGTCGGCGAAGACGCCCGACGGGGAGTACGTCGTACCGCTGCACTCCCACGCCCGGGCGGCCCACCCGTCGTTCACCGGCAGCGGCCTGATGCTGCGGCGCAGCTACGGCTACCAGAACAGCGCGGAGGACCGCGGGCTGCTCTTCATCAGCTTCCAGCGCGAGCTCGCCACCTTCGTCCGCACCCAGCAGCGGCTCGACGAGGTCGACGAGCTGATGGGCTTCTCCAGCCCGACGGCCTCGGCCGCCTTCCTGGTCCTGCCGGGCTTCGACGACACGCGCCCCCTGGGCGCCACGCTCTTCGGCTGA